In the Choloepus didactylus isolate mChoDid1 chromosome 5, mChoDid1.pri, whole genome shotgun sequence genome, one interval contains:
- the ARHGAP21 gene encoding rho GTPase-activating protein 21 isoform X5 translates to MMATRRPGLPAGDGDQLKACEVSKNKDGKEQSETVSPSEDETFSWPGPKTVMLKRTSQGFGFTLRHFIVYPPESAIQFSYKDEENGNRGGKQRNRLEPMDTIFVKQVKEGGPAFEAGLCTGDRIIKVNGESVIGKTYSQVIALIQNSDTTLELSVMPKDEDILQVLQFAKDVTAPAYSQDAYLKGNDAYSGKAHNIPEPPPVCYPWLASAPAAMAQPAEASPPDSSVNKHQSSTPVLTQPGRAYRMEIQVPPSPTDVAKSNTAVCVCNESVRTVIVPSEKVVDLLTNRNSHAGPTHRTEEVRYGIHGQTSVKSVSRTTSPPSSLIPTAHLVHQTTGSPSGILLKSGNYGGHSEGIPSSRSQAVDSPSVSVNHYSPNSHQHIDWKNYKTYKEYIDNRRLHMGCRTIQERLDSLRAASQSAAEYSEVAPGRTALQVRRRSTSHDRAPQSAQSRQRSVSQERLQDPVLMKYCPRSASQGALTSPPVVFGNHRTRSWDYIGGQGEALENVNSESQTPDSNGERKQTYKWSGFTEQDDRRGIYERPRQQEIHKPFRGSNFTVAPAVVNSDPRRMSGRGAGPGSQFKKMPPDLKPLQSSRHVQTPCGASLAPGALQDKSPLVKVRSNSLKAPSAHVAKPSFIPNSFVAVKDQKPGNHVHQNSLLKQPSWSRTESAPEPQEETRKPPSLPGAPAQLLLHTGESSGISDLELAASPGNQDLNLLEAEIQQADMLDSKETVILRDKPPSGRQTPQMLRHQSYILAVNDQQAGSDTTCWLPNDARREVHMKRMEDRKASGTSPPGDSLASIPFIESVGPPSLDAQPSSKTERSKSYDEGLDDYREDAKLSFKHVSSLKGIKLTDSQKSPEDPGSRRGSSSEVFSDAAKEGWLHFRPLVTDKGKLFGGSIRPWKQMYVVLRGHSLYLYKDKREQTAPSEEEQPISVNACLIDISYSETKRKNVFRLTTSDCECLFQAEDRDDMLAWIKVIQESSNLNEEDTGVTNRDLISRRIKEYNSLMSSKAEQLPKTPRQSLSIRQTLLGAKSELKTQSPHSPKEESERKLLGKDDTSPPKDKGTWRKGIPSIVRKTFEKKPTATGTFGVRLDDCPPAHSNRYIPLIVDICCKLVEERGLEYTGIYRVPGNNAAISSMQEELNKGMVDIDIQDDKWRDLNVISSLLKSFFRKLPEPLFTNDKYADFIEANRKEDPLERLKTLKRLIHDLPEHHYETLKFLSAHLKTVAENSEKNKMEPRNLAIVFGPTLVRTSEDNMTHMVTHMPDQYKIVETLIQHHDWFFTEEGAEEPLTTVQEENPVDSQPVPNIDHLLTNIGRTGASPGEVSDSATSDSAKSKASWGSGKDQYSRELLVSSIFAAASRKRKKPKDKAQPSSSEDELDNVFFKKENAEQDHNDVKEESKKEREALGRKQRIVISKETSAKKDNSAAKDEKVSLRKESSPSEEVLPPHSSKPNKSPTLSCRFTALTEQGPRSLVTQKASHLEETGLDCSLLLSPSSQAPLARFPAKTSTSPDTTRSELVATVSSVAADHSVTASTASLAGLEASRRSPEVQSMAESKGDEADDERSELVSEGRPTETDSESDFPVFPTALMSERLFRGKPPEVTKTGRRNSEGSEVSCSEGSLTPSLDSRRQPFSSHKLIECDTLSRKKSARFKSDSGSLGDAKSEKEAPSVTKVLDVMKKGKSMGSLLTPSRSESEKQEPTWKMKIADRLKLRPKAPADDMFGIGSQKPNTETAKRKNIKRRHTLGGHRDAAEISVLNFWKMHEQSGERESELSAVTRLKPKCSAQDLSISDWLARERLRASPGDAGETGDPRARGASLLEVSVADPTLPFPSDTLASTSRPLLSKPPQSPDQINGESFRNMSQNASSAADAQPHKLSETPGHKAQFHPCL, encoded by the exons GCATATTCTCAAGATGCCTACCTGAAAGGCAATGACGCCTACAGCGGCAAAGCACACAACATCCCCGAACCACCGCCTGTTTGCTACCCCTGGCTAGCCTCTGCCCCTGCAGCCATGGCGCAGCCAGCAGAAGCGTCTCCTCCAGATTCCTCCGTGAATAAGCATCAAAGCAGCACACCGGTACTGACCCAGCCTGGCCGGGCCTACAGAATGGAAATACAAGTGCCTCCATCCCCAACCGACGTTGCAAAATCAAACACGGCGGTGTGCGTGTGCAACGAGAGTGTGAGGACCGTCATCGTGCCTTCTGAGAAGGTGGTGGACCTGTTAACCAACAGAAACAGCCACGCGGGTCCCACACACAGAACTGAGGAGGTGAGGTACGGCATCCACGGGCAGACCTCCGTGAAATCGGTGTCAAGAACCACGTCACCACCTTCGTCATTGATTCCCACCGCCCACCTAGTTCATCAGACCACAGGCTCGCCTTCCGGAATTTTACTTAAATCTGGAAATTATGGTGGACATTCCGAAGGAATCCCAAGCAGCAGATCTCAGGCCGTGGATTCTCCTTCAGTGTCTGTTAATCACTATTCCCCAAATTCCCATCAGCACATAGActggaaaaactacaaaacttacAAAGAGTATATTGATAACCGACGATTGCACATGGGCTGTCGGACAATTCAGGAAAGATTGGACAGTTTAAGAGCAGCGTCTCAGAGCGCCGCAGAGTACAGCGAGGTGGCCCCGGGTCGCACCGCCCTGCAGGTACGACGGAGAAGCACGTCCCACGACCGGGCGCCCCAGTCAGCCCAGAGCCGGCAGCGCAGCGTgtcccaggagaggctgcaggACCCCGTCCTGATGAAGTACTGCCCGCGAAGCGCGTCTCAAGGGGCGCTGACCTCACCGCCCGTCGTCTTCGGTAACCACAGGACTCGTTCTTGGGATTATATTGGAGGACAGGGTGAAGCCTTAGAAAATGTCAATTCCGAAAGTCAAACGCCCGATTCCAACGGAGAACGGAAACAGACTTACAAGTGGAGTGGGTTTACCGAACAGGACGACAGGCGAGGTATTTACGAAAGACCCAGACAGCAAGAAATTCACAAACCTTTCCGAGGCTCAAATTTTACAGTGGCTCCAGCTGTTGTTAATTCTGATCCTAGGCGAATGAGTGGGAGAGGAGCAGGACCTGGGTCCCAGTTTAAAAAAATGCCACCAGATCTAAAACCACTGCAGTCGAGCAGACATGTCCAGACCCCTTGTGGGGCGTCACTGGCTCCAGGTGCTTTGCAGGACAAGTCCCCGCTTGTGAAAGTAAGAAGTAATTCTCTGAAAGCACCTTCTGCACATGTCGCAAAACCATCCTTTATCCCGAATTCATTTGTTGCTGTCAAAGACCAAAAACCAGGAAACCACGTGCATCAAAACAGTCTGTTGAAACAGCCGTCGTGGTCGCGAACAGAGAGTGCCCCGGAACCCCAAGAGGAGACGAGGAAGCCCCCCTCTCTCCCTGGAGCCCCTGCTCAGCTTCTCCTCCATACTGGGGAGAGTTCTGGCATTTCAGATTTGGAATTAGCTGCCAGTCCAGGGAACCAAGATTTAAATTTGCTGGAGGCTGAAATTCAGCAAGCAGACATGTTAGATAGTAAAGAAACTGTCATCCTGAGGGATAAACCACCGTCTGGCCGGCAGACCCCACAGATGCTGAGGCATCAGTCCTACATCTTGGCAGTGAATGACCAGCAGGCCGGctcggacaccacctgctggctGCCCAACGATGCCCGCCGAGAGGTGCACATGaagaggatggaggacaggaaggCCTCGGGGACCAGCCCACCGGGAGACTCCTTGGCTTCCATCCCGTTCATAG AATCTGTTGGACCTCCCAGCCTGGACGCCCAGCCCAGTTCAAAGACAGAAAGATCAAAGTCGTACGACGAGGGATTGGATGATTACAGAGAAGATGCAAAATT GTCCTTTAAGCATGTATCTAGCCTAAAGGGAATCAAG CTCACGGACAGCCAGAAGTCTCCGGAGGACCCTGGTTCCAGGCGGGGCTCCTCATCGGAGGTCTTCAGTGACGCCGCCAAGGAAGGCTGGCTCCACTTCCGACCCCTGGTCACCGACAAGGGCAAG CTGTTCGGTGGAAGCATCCGGCCGTGGAAGCAAATGTACGTTGTACTCCGGGGCCATTCACTTTACCTCTACAAGGATAAAAGAGAACAGACAGCTCCCTCCGAGGAGGAGCAGCCCATCAGCGTGAACGCGTGCCTGATCGACATCTCCTACAGCGAGACCAAGAGGAAGAACGTGTTTCGACTCACCACCTCCGACTGCGAGTGCCTGTTTCAAGCTGAAGACAGGGACGACATGCTGGCCTGGATCAAGGTCATCCAGGAGAGCAGCAACCTCAACGAAGAG GACACTGGAGTTACTAACAGGGATCTAATTAGTCGGAGAATCAAAGAATATAACAGTCTGATGAG CAGCAAAGCAGAACAGTTGCCGAAAACACCTCGGCAAAGTCTCAGCATCAGGCAGACGCTGCTCGGTGCTAAATCCGAGCTAAAGACCCAAAGCCCACACTCTCCGAAGGAAGAGTCGGAAAGAAAGCTCCTCGGTAAAG ATGATACCAGCCCCCCAAAAGACAAAGGCACATGGAGGAAAGGCATTCCGAGCATTGTGAGGAAGACGTTTGAGAAGAAGCCCACGGCCACCGGGACATTCGGAGTGCGATTGGATGACTGTCCACCGGCTCATTCTAACCGG TATATTCCATTAATAGTTGACATATGTTGCAAATTAGTTGAAGAAAGAGGTCTTGAATATACAGGTATTTATAGAGTTCCTGGAAATAACGCAGCCATTTCAAGTATGCAAGAAGAGCTCAACAAGGGAATGGTTGATATTGACATACAAGATGAT AAATGGCGAGATTTGAATGTGATAAGCAGTTTACTAAAATCCTTCTTCAGAAAACTTCCTGAACCTCTCTTCACAAATG ATAAATATGCCGACTTTATTGAAGCCAACCGTAAGGAAGATCCTCTAGAGCGtctgaaaacattaaaaagacta ATTCATGATTTGCCCGAACATCATTATGAAACACTCAAGTTTCTTTCAGCTCATCTGAAGACAGTggcagaaaattcagaaaaaaataag ATGGAGCCCCGGAATCTAGCGATCGTCTTTGGCCCGACCCTCGTGAGGACATCAGAAGACAACATGACCCACATGGTCACCCACATGCCTGACCAATACAAAATCGTGGAGACGCTCATCCAGCAT catGACTGGTTTTTCACAGAAGAAGGTGCTGAAGAGCCTCTT ACAACGGTGCAGGAGGAAAACCCAGTAGACTCACAGCCAGTGCCAAACATAGATCATTTACTCACTAACATTGGAAGGACAGGAGCCTCTCCTGGAGAAGTATCAG ATTCAGCGACTAGTGACTCAGCAAAATCTAAG GCCTCCTGGGGGTCTGGAAAGGACCAGTACAGCAGGGAGCTGCTTGTGTCCTCCATCTTCGCAGCCGCCAGTCGTAAGAGGAAAAAGCCAAAAGACAAAGCACAACCTAGCAGCTCGGAAGACGAATTGGACAATgtgttttttaagaaagaaaatgcagaacAGGATCACAATGATGTCAAAGAAGAGTCCAAAAAAGAGCGCGAGGCATTGGGCAGGAAACAGAGAATCGTCATTTCCAAAGAAACTAGTGCTAAAAAAGACAACAGCGCAGCGAAAGACGAGAAGGTGTCCCTCCGAAAAGAGAGCTCACCATCCGAAGAAGTCTTGCCACCACACAGCTCAAAACCGAACAAGTCGCCTACCCTCAGCTGTCGCTTCACTGCGCTGACAGAACAAGGCCCCAGATCGCTTGTGACCCAAAAGGCCTCCCATCTCGAAGAGACGGGGCTGGACTGCAGCCTGTTGCTCAGCCCATCTTCCCAGGCACCTCTGGCCAGGTTTCCCGCTAAGACGTCCACCAGCCCAGACACGACACGCAGCGAGCTCGTGGCCACTGTCAGTTCCGTGGCTGCAGACCACTCAGTGACGGCATCGACGGCCTCCCTGGCTGGTCTTGAGGCCAGTCGGCGGAGCCCAGAGGTACAGTCCATGGCGGAGAGTAAGGGGGACGAAGCCGATGACGAGAGAAGCGAACTGGTCAGCGAGGGGCGGCCCACGGAGACTGACAGTGAGAGCGATTTTCCTGTGTTTCCCACAGCTTTGATGTCAGAGAGGCTTTTCCGAGGGAAACCCCCAGAAGTTACTAAGACTGGCCGGAGAAATTCTGAAGGAAGCGAAGTGAGTTGTTCCGAGGGAAGTTTAACGCCCAGCTTGGACAGCCGGCGACAGCCCTTCAGTTCACATAAGCTGATCGAGTGTGACACGCTGTCCAGAAAAAAATCTGCCCGATTCAAATCTGACAGTGGAAGCCTGGGAGATGCCAAGAGTGAGAAAGAAGCACCCTCAGTAACTAAGGTGCTTGATGTCATGAAGAAAGGAAAATCGATGGGGAGTTTACTCACACCATCCAGAAGTGAATCGGAAAAACAGGAACCCACATGGAAAATGAAAATCGCAGATCGGTTAAAACTGCGACCCAAGGCACCCGCAGATGACATGTTTGGGATAGGAAGTCAAAAACCTAACACTGAGACTGCTAAACGGAAAAACATCAAACGCAGACACACGCTGGGCGGACACAGAGATGCTGCGGAAATAAGCGTTTTGAATTTTTGGAAGATGCACGAGCAGAGCGGTGAGAGAGAATCCGAACTTTCAGCTGTGACTCGGTTAAAGCCCAAGTGCTCTGCCCAGGACCTGTCCATTTCGGACTGGCTTGCGAGGGAACGCCTTCGCGCCAGTCCAGGTGACGCAGGGGAAACCGGGGACCCCCGAGCCCGGGGCGCTAGCTTGTTAGAAGTATCCGTGGCGGACCCGACCTTACCCTTCCCATCCGATACCTTGGCTTCAACAAGTAGACCCCTTctttccaaaccaccacagtcaccTGACCAAATAAATGGGGAAAGCTTCCGGAACATGAGCCAAAATGCTAGTTCTGCAGCGGATGCCCAGCCTCATAAACTGTCCGAAACCCCAGGCCATAAAGCACAGTTTCATCCCTGTCTTTAA
- the ARHGAP21 gene encoding rho GTPase-activating protein 21 isoform X6, with protein MFNFSDTTLELSVMPKDEDILQVLQFAKDVTAPAYSQDAYLKGNDAYSGKAHNIPEPPPVCYPWLASAPAAMAQPAEASPPDSSVNKHQSSTPVLTQPGRAYRMEIQVPPSPTDVAKSNTAVCVCNESVRTVIVPSEKVVDLLTNRNSHAGPTHRTEEVRYGIHGQTSVKSVSRTTSPPSSLIPTAHLVHQTTGSPSGILLKSGNYGGHSEGIPSSRSQAVDSPSVSVNHYSPNSHQHIDWKNYKTYKEYIDNRRLHMGCRTIQERLDSLRAASQSAAEYSEVAPGRTALQVRRRSTSHDRAPQSAQSRQRSVSQERLQDPVLMKYCPRSASQGALTSPPVVFGNHRTRSWDYIGGQGEALENVNSESQTPDSNGERKQTYKWSGFTEQDDRRGIYERPRQQEIHKPFRGSNFTVAPAVVNSDPRRMSGRGAGPGSQFKKMPPDLKPLQSSRHVQTPCGASLAPGALQDKSPLVKVRSNSLKAPSAHVAKPSFIPNSFVAVKDQKPGNHVHQNSLLKQPSWSRTESAPEPQEETRKPPSLPGAPAQLLLHTGESSGISDLELAASPGNQDLNLLEAEIQQADMLDSKETVILRDKPPSGRQTPQMLRHQSYILAVNDQQAGSDTTCWLPNDARREVHMKRMEDRKASGTSPPGDSLASIPFIDEPTSPSVDHDLAHISASAVIAASSSAVPSLATVPPSLATSAPLIRRQLSHDHESVGPPSLDAQPSSKTERSKSYDEGLDDYREDAKLSFKHVSSLKGIKLTDSQKSPEDPGSRRGSSSEVFSDAAKEGWLHFRPLVTDKGKLFGGSIRPWKQMYVVLRGHSLYLYKDKREQTAPSEEEQPISVNACLIDISYSETKRKNVFRLTTSDCECLFQAEDRDDMLAWIKVIQESSNLNEEDTGVTNRDLISRRIKEYNSLMSSKAEQLPKTPRQSLSIRQTLLGAKSELKTQSPHSPKEESERKLLGKDDTSPPKDKGTWRKGIPSIVRKTFEKKPTATGTFGVRLDDCPPAHSNRYIPLIVDICCKLVEERGLEYTGIYRVPGNNAAISSMQEELNKGMVDIDIQDDKWRDLNVISSLLKSFFRKLPEPLFTNDKYADFIEANRKEDPLERLKTLKRLIHDLPEHHYETLKFLSAHLKTVAENSEKNKMEPRNLAIVFGPTLVRTSEDNMTHMVTHMPDQYKIVETLIQHHDWFFTEEGAEEPLTTVQEENPVDSQPVPNIDHLLTNIGRTGASPGEVSDSATSDSAKSKASWGSGKDQYSRELLVSSIFAAASRKRKKPKDKAQPSSSEDELDNVFFKKENAEQDHNDVKEESKKEREALGRKQRIVISKETSAKKDNSAAKDEKVSLRKESSPSEEVLPPHSSKPNKSPTLSCRFTALTEQGPRSLVTQKASHLEETGLDCSLLLSPSSQAPLARFPAKTSTSPDTTRSELVATVSSVAADHSVTASTASLAGLEASRRSPEVQSMAESKGDEADDERSELVSEGRPTETDSESDFPVFPTALMSERLFRGKPPEVTKTGRRNSEGSEVSCSEGSLTPSLDSRRQPFSSHKLIECDTLSRKKSARFKSDSGSLGDAKSEKEAPSVTKVLDVMKKGKSMGSLLTPSRSESEKQEPTWKMKIADRLKLRPKAPADDMFGIGSQKPNTETAKRKNIKRRHTLGGHRDAAEISVLNFWKMHEQSGERESELSAVTRLKPKCSAQDLSISDWLARERLRASPGDAGETGDPRARGASLLEVSVADPTLPFPSDTLASTSRPLLSKPPQSPDQINGESFRNMSQNASSAADAQPHKLSETPGHKAQFHPCL; from the exons GCATATTCTCAAGATGCCTACCTGAAAGGCAATGACGCCTACAGCGGCAAAGCACACAACATCCCCGAACCACCGCCTGTTTGCTACCCCTGGCTAGCCTCTGCCCCTGCAGCCATGGCGCAGCCAGCAGAAGCGTCTCCTCCAGATTCCTCCGTGAATAAGCATCAAAGCAGCACACCGGTACTGACCCAGCCTGGCCGGGCCTACAGAATGGAAATACAAGTGCCTCCATCCCCAACCGACGTTGCAAAATCAAACACGGCGGTGTGCGTGTGCAACGAGAGTGTGAGGACCGTCATCGTGCCTTCTGAGAAGGTGGTGGACCTGTTAACCAACAGAAACAGCCACGCGGGTCCCACACACAGAACTGAGGAGGTGAGGTACGGCATCCACGGGCAGACCTCCGTGAAATCGGTGTCAAGAACCACGTCACCACCTTCGTCATTGATTCCCACCGCCCACCTAGTTCATCAGACCACAGGCTCGCCTTCCGGAATTTTACTTAAATCTGGAAATTATGGTGGACATTCCGAAGGAATCCCAAGCAGCAGATCTCAGGCCGTGGATTCTCCTTCAGTGTCTGTTAATCACTATTCCCCAAATTCCCATCAGCACATAGActggaaaaactacaaaacttacAAAGAGTATATTGATAACCGACGATTGCACATGGGCTGTCGGACAATTCAGGAAAGATTGGACAGTTTAAGAGCAGCGTCTCAGAGCGCCGCAGAGTACAGCGAGGTGGCCCCGGGTCGCACCGCCCTGCAGGTACGACGGAGAAGCACGTCCCACGACCGGGCGCCCCAGTCAGCCCAGAGCCGGCAGCGCAGCGTgtcccaggagaggctgcaggACCCCGTCCTGATGAAGTACTGCCCGCGAAGCGCGTCTCAAGGGGCGCTGACCTCACCGCCCGTCGTCTTCGGTAACCACAGGACTCGTTCTTGGGATTATATTGGAGGACAGGGTGAAGCCTTAGAAAATGTCAATTCCGAAAGTCAAACGCCCGATTCCAACGGAGAACGGAAACAGACTTACAAGTGGAGTGGGTTTACCGAACAGGACGACAGGCGAGGTATTTACGAAAGACCCAGACAGCAAGAAATTCACAAACCTTTCCGAGGCTCAAATTTTACAGTGGCTCCAGCTGTTGTTAATTCTGATCCTAGGCGAATGAGTGGGAGAGGAGCAGGACCTGGGTCCCAGTTTAAAAAAATGCCACCAGATCTAAAACCACTGCAGTCGAGCAGACATGTCCAGACCCCTTGTGGGGCGTCACTGGCTCCAGGTGCTTTGCAGGACAAGTCCCCGCTTGTGAAAGTAAGAAGTAATTCTCTGAAAGCACCTTCTGCACATGTCGCAAAACCATCCTTTATCCCGAATTCATTTGTTGCTGTCAAAGACCAAAAACCAGGAAACCACGTGCATCAAAACAGTCTGTTGAAACAGCCGTCGTGGTCGCGAACAGAGAGTGCCCCGGAACCCCAAGAGGAGACGAGGAAGCCCCCCTCTCTCCCTGGAGCCCCTGCTCAGCTTCTCCTCCATACTGGGGAGAGTTCTGGCATTTCAGATTTGGAATTAGCTGCCAGTCCAGGGAACCAAGATTTAAATTTGCTGGAGGCTGAAATTCAGCAAGCAGACATGTTAGATAGTAAAGAAACTGTCATCCTGAGGGATAAACCACCGTCTGGCCGGCAGACCCCACAGATGCTGAGGCATCAGTCCTACATCTTGGCAGTGAATGACCAGCAGGCCGGctcggacaccacctgctggctGCCCAACGATGCCCGCCGAGAGGTGCACATGaagaggatggaggacaggaaggCCTCGGGGACCAGCCCACCGGGAGACTCCTTGGCTTCCATCCCGTTCATAG ATGAACCAACTAGCCCTAGCGTTGATCACGATCTCGCGCACATCTCTGCTTCCGCTGTTATCGCAGCCTCTTCCTCTGCAGTGCCCTCTCTAGCGACCGTCCCTCCCAGCCTTGCCACCTCCGCCCCGCTAATCCGACGGCAGCTCTCCCACGATCATG AATCTGTTGGACCTCCCAGCCTGGACGCCCAGCCCAGTTCAAAGACAGAAAGATCAAAGTCGTACGACGAGGGATTGGATGATTACAGAGAAGATGCAAAATT GTCCTTTAAGCATGTATCTAGCCTAAAGGGAATCAAG CTCACGGACAGCCAGAAGTCTCCGGAGGACCCTGGTTCCAGGCGGGGCTCCTCATCGGAGGTCTTCAGTGACGCCGCCAAGGAAGGCTGGCTCCACTTCCGACCCCTGGTCACCGACAAGGGCAAG CTGTTCGGTGGAAGCATCCGGCCGTGGAAGCAAATGTACGTTGTACTCCGGGGCCATTCACTTTACCTCTACAAGGATAAAAGAGAACAGACAGCTCCCTCCGAGGAGGAGCAGCCCATCAGCGTGAACGCGTGCCTGATCGACATCTCCTACAGCGAGACCAAGAGGAAGAACGTGTTTCGACTCACCACCTCCGACTGCGAGTGCCTGTTTCAAGCTGAAGACAGGGACGACATGCTGGCCTGGATCAAGGTCATCCAGGAGAGCAGCAACCTCAACGAAGAG GACACTGGAGTTACTAACAGGGATCTAATTAGTCGGAGAATCAAAGAATATAACAGTCTGATGAG CAGCAAAGCAGAACAGTTGCCGAAAACACCTCGGCAAAGTCTCAGCATCAGGCAGACGCTGCTCGGTGCTAAATCCGAGCTAAAGACCCAAAGCCCACACTCTCCGAAGGAAGAGTCGGAAAGAAAGCTCCTCGGTAAAG ATGATACCAGCCCCCCAAAAGACAAAGGCACATGGAGGAAAGGCATTCCGAGCATTGTGAGGAAGACGTTTGAGAAGAAGCCCACGGCCACCGGGACATTCGGAGTGCGATTGGATGACTGTCCACCGGCTCATTCTAACCGG TATATTCCATTAATAGTTGACATATGTTGCAAATTAGTTGAAGAAAGAGGTCTTGAATATACAGGTATTTATAGAGTTCCTGGAAATAACGCAGCCATTTCAAGTATGCAAGAAGAGCTCAACAAGGGAATGGTTGATATTGACATACAAGATGAT AAATGGCGAGATTTGAATGTGATAAGCAGTTTACTAAAATCCTTCTTCAGAAAACTTCCTGAACCTCTCTTCACAAATG ATAAATATGCCGACTTTATTGAAGCCAACCGTAAGGAAGATCCTCTAGAGCGtctgaaaacattaaaaagacta ATTCATGATTTGCCCGAACATCATTATGAAACACTCAAGTTTCTTTCAGCTCATCTGAAGACAGTggcagaaaattcagaaaaaaataag ATGGAGCCCCGGAATCTAGCGATCGTCTTTGGCCCGACCCTCGTGAGGACATCAGAAGACAACATGACCCACATGGTCACCCACATGCCTGACCAATACAAAATCGTGGAGACGCTCATCCAGCAT catGACTGGTTTTTCACAGAAGAAGGTGCTGAAGAGCCTCTT ACAACGGTGCAGGAGGAAAACCCAGTAGACTCACAGCCAGTGCCAAACATAGATCATTTACTCACTAACATTGGAAGGACAGGAGCCTCTCCTGGAGAAGTATCAG ATTCAGCGACTAGTGACTCAGCAAAATCTAAG GCCTCCTGGGGGTCTGGAAAGGACCAGTACAGCAGGGAGCTGCTTGTGTCCTCCATCTTCGCAGCCGCCAGTCGTAAGAGGAAAAAGCCAAAAGACAAAGCACAACCTAGCAGCTCGGAAGACGAATTGGACAATgtgttttttaagaaagaaaatgcagaacAGGATCACAATGATGTCAAAGAAGAGTCCAAAAAAGAGCGCGAGGCATTGGGCAGGAAACAGAGAATCGTCATTTCCAAAGAAACTAGTGCTAAAAAAGACAACAGCGCAGCGAAAGACGAGAAGGTGTCCCTCCGAAAAGAGAGCTCACCATCCGAAGAAGTCTTGCCACCACACAGCTCAAAACCGAACAAGTCGCCTACCCTCAGCTGTCGCTTCACTGCGCTGACAGAACAAGGCCCCAGATCGCTTGTGACCCAAAAGGCCTCCCATCTCGAAGAGACGGGGCTGGACTGCAGCCTGTTGCTCAGCCCATCTTCCCAGGCACCTCTGGCCAGGTTTCCCGCTAAGACGTCCACCAGCCCAGACACGACACGCAGCGAGCTCGTGGCCACTGTCAGTTCCGTGGCTGCAGACCACTCAGTGACGGCATCGACGGCCTCCCTGGCTGGTCTTGAGGCCAGTCGGCGGAGCCCAGAGGTACAGTCCATGGCGGAGAGTAAGGGGGACGAAGCCGATGACGAGAGAAGCGAACTGGTCAGCGAGGGGCGGCCCACGGAGACTGACAGTGAGAGCGATTTTCCTGTGTTTCCCACAGCTTTGATGTCAGAGAGGCTTTTCCGAGGGAAACCCCCAGAAGTTACTAAGACTGGCCGGAGAAATTCTGAAGGAAGCGAAGTGAGTTGTTCCGAGGGAAGTTTAACGCCCAGCTTGGACAGCCGGCGACAGCCCTTCAGTTCACATAAGCTGATCGAGTGTGACACGCTGTCCAGAAAAAAATCTGCCCGATTCAAATCTGACAGTGGAAGCCTGGGAGATGCCAAGAGTGAGAAAGAAGCACCCTCAGTAACTAAGGTGCTTGATGTCATGAAGAAAGGAAAATCGATGGGGAGTTTACTCACACCATCCAGAAGTGAATCGGAAAAACAGGAACCCACATGGAAAATGAAAATCGCAGATCGGTTAAAACTGCGACCCAAGGCACCCGCAGATGACATGTTTGGGATAGGAAGTCAAAAACCTAACACTGAGACTGCTAAACGGAAAAACATCAAACGCAGACACACGCTGGGCGGACACAGAGATGCTGCGGAAATAAGCGTTTTGAATTTTTGGAAGATGCACGAGCAGAGCGGTGAGAGAGAATCCGAACTTTCAGCTGTGACTCGGTTAAAGCCCAAGTGCTCTGCCCAGGACCTGTCCATTTCGGACTGGCTTGCGAGGGAACGCCTTCGCGCCAGTCCAGGTGACGCAGGGGAAACCGGGGACCCCCGAGCCCGGGGCGCTAGCTTGTTAGAAGTATCCGTGGCGGACCCGACCTTACCCTTCCCATCCGATACCTTGGCTTCAACAAGTAGACCCCTTctttccaaaccaccacagtcaccTGACCAAATAAATGGGGAAAGCTTCCGGAACATGAGCCAAAATGCTAGTTCTGCAGCGGATGCCCAGCCTCATAAACTGTCCGAAACCCCAGGCCATAAAGCACAGTTTCATCCCTGTCTTTAA